From a region of the Thermococcus sp. genome:
- a CDS encoding ferritin family protein: protein MSMSEPLVKRAYETEKKAASSYVDGLKLIRGQGLRYTKVEEIVGRIAVDTVIHKHLMKAILEAQKELEKLAGEGPLGEVKEIELVPEQEALVKRFAEMHLEIEKDMIETYQKMAERMTHPLFKGLSEALIKNEQEHHRLLAELIAKYKE from the coding sequence ATGTCCATGTCAGAGCCACTGGTTAAGAGGGCGTATGAGACCGAGAAGAAGGCCGCCTCCAGCTACGTCGACGGTCTGAAACTCATAAGGGGGCAGGGGCTAAGATACACAAAGGTGGAAGAGATTGTCGGCAGGATAGCCGTCGATACGGTCATCCACAAGCACCTGATGAAGGCCATTTTAGAGGCCCAGAAGGAGCTGGAGAAGCTCGCGGGAGAGGGCCCCCTGGGGGAGGTCAAGGAGATCGAACTTGTACCCGAGCAGGAAGCCCTGGTAAAGCGCTTTGCCGAGATGCACCTTGAGATAGAGAAAGACATGATAGAGACATACCAGAAGATGGCGGAGAGGATGACCCACCCCCTGTTCAAGGGGCTCTCGGAGGCCCTCATCAAGAACGAGCAGGAGCACCACAGGCTACTTGCGGAGCTGATAGCGAAGTACAAGGAGTAG
- a CDS encoding ferritin family protein has protein sequence MLAKYPFELPKERSLTKVEIAQALRWAIEAELDAINIYEQLAEGIEDERIKHIFLDVANEEKEHFGEFLAALFEVDEELAKYMKEGFEEVEEETGITVKL, from the coding sequence ATGCTGGCGAAGTATCCGTTTGAGCTCCCGAAGGAGAGATCCCTGACGAAGGTGGAGATTGCACAGGCCCTTCGCTGGGCCATCGAAGCTGAGCTTGACGCTATAAATATCTACGAGCAGCTTGCGGAAGGCATCGAGGACGAGAGGATAAAGCACATCTTCCTTGATGTTGCCAACGAAGAAAAGGAGCACTTCGGGGAGTTCCTCGCGGCCCTCTTTGAGGTGGATGAAGAGCTCGCGAAGTACATGAAAGAGGGCTTCGAAGAGGTCGAGGAAGAGACCGGCATAACGGTTAAGTTGTGA
- the dps gene encoding DNA protection during starvation protein, translating into MSEHNRRLVEKAGIDVEKLLDMLLRAAAAEFTTYYYYTVLRNHAAGMEGETIKEIIEDARLEDRNHFEVLVPRIYELGGELPRDIVDFSKMAWCRDAYLPEEPTVENILKVLLEAERCAVGVYTEICKYTFGKDPRTYDLALAILHEEIEHEAWFEELLTGKPSGHFRRTKPGESPFVSKFLR; encoded by the coding sequence ATGTCTGAACACAACCGAAGACTTGTTGAGAAGGCCGGAATAGACGTGGAAAAACTTCTGGATATGCTGCTAAGGGCCGCGGCCGCGGAGTTTACGACCTATTACTACTACACGGTTCTGAGGAACCATGCGGCAGGCATGGAGGGCGAGACGATAAAGGAGATAATCGAGGATGCCCGCCTTGAGGACAGGAACCACTTTGAGGTGCTGGTGCCTAGGATTTACGAGCTTGGTGGTGAGCTCCCGAGGGACATCGTTGATTTCTCCAAGATGGCCTGGTGCCGCGACGCTTACCTCCCCGAGGAACCGACCGTTGAGAACATCCTTAAGGTCCTCCTTGAGGCAGAGCGCTGTGCGGTCGGCGTTTACACCGAGATATGCAAGTACACATTTGGAAAGGACCCGAGGACGTACGACCTGGCTCTGGCAATACTCCACGAGGAGATCGAGCACGAGGCATGGTTTGAGGAGCTCCTCACCGGCAAGCCGAGCGGCCACTTCAGGAGAACAAAACCCGGAGAGAGCCCCTTCGTCTCGAAGTTCCTGAGGTGA
- a CDS encoding Fur family transcriptional regulator, producing MWREKALQRLKGSGYKLTPQRLKLIEVLEELGPSHPSLTEVLAKIREDFPTMSFSTLYSNLITLKELKLVELFSLDGETRVELNTEPHINLIGDGRVIDFNDPEIIEMIREKTGRRVKLVNVWVE from the coding sequence ATGTGGAGAGAAAAGGCCCTACAAAGACTCAAGGGGAGTGGTTACAAACTCACGCCCCAGCGCCTCAAGCTTATCGAAGTCCTTGAGGAGCTTGGGCCGTCCCATCCTTCCCTGACTGAAGTGCTGGCTAAAATAAGAGAGGATTTTCCAACGATGAGCTTTTCGACGCTTTACTCCAACCTAATAACGTTAAAGGAGCTCAAACTCGTGGAACTCTTCTCTTTGGACGGGGAGACAAGGGTTGAGCTCAACACTGAACCCCACATCAACCTGATAGGCGATGGCAGGGTTATCGACTTCAACGACCCCGAGATAATTGAAATGATAAGGGAGAAAACAGGTAGAAGGGTCAAGCTCGTCAACGTTTGGGTGGAATGA
- a CDS encoding ferritin family protein encodes MNELEALALALEVEKAELKFYLNLAKKTRDERAKKMFLFLAGEEAEHWEIFEEKFLESLVEKCQLPAVKEELLEKLLVKAENIDSEVDAVKIGMEQEKLTWEFYEKAAREAEHEAVKRIFEELAKVEKAHYELLKAQYDSVMKTGIWMDYQDFSLEVD; translated from the coding sequence ATGAACGAGCTTGAGGCCTTAGCCCTTGCCCTTGAAGTTGAGAAAGCCGAGCTAAAGTTCTACCTGAACCTGGCAAAGAAAACTAGGGACGAGAGGGCAAAGAAGATGTTCCTGTTTTTAGCTGGTGAAGAGGCCGAACACTGGGAAATCTTCGAGGAGAAGTTCCTTGAAAGTCTGGTGGAGAAGTGTCAGTTGCCGGCGGTAAAAGAGGAACTCCTTGAGAAGCTCCTCGTTAAAGCTGAAAACATTGACAGCGAGGTCGATGCGGTGAAAATCGGTATGGAGCAGGAGAAACTCACATGGGAGTTCTACGAGAAAGCCGCAAGAGAGGCAGAGCACGAAGCGGTGAAGAGAATCTTTGAAGAGCTGGCAAAGGTGGAGAAGGCGCACTACGAACTCCTGAAAGCCCAGTACGATTCGGTCATGAAGACCGGCATCTGGATGGACTACCAAGACTTCAGCCTTGAGGTGGACTGA
- a CDS encoding GNAT family N-acetyltransferase, producing the protein MRIERVDEPLELKDELVRFVFRIYQGTDGAYPALEWVENKPSTDDFDGFREIYEPFLEFRLKDEFDELYVLRDDGGKIAGTIALVYNLRGKNLWWVPEEIKSEKTGLIEFFMVDPAYKGRGYGSQLLGFAIQRLRELGKVPYVITFPELEAYSYYIKKGFARVMDYKEFVVLKKGD; encoded by the coding sequence ATGAGAATTGAAAGGGTGGATGAGCCGCTGGAACTTAAGGATGAACTGGTTCGCTTCGTCTTCAGGATCTATCAGGGGACTGATGGGGCTTACCCTGCCTTGGAGTGGGTGGAGAACAAGCCCTCAACGGACGACTTTGATGGTTTCCGGGAGATTTACGAGCCTTTCCTTGAGTTCAGGCTTAAAGATGAGTTCGACGAGCTCTACGTCCTGAGAGACGATGGGGGAAAGATAGCCGGGACGATTGCCCTTGTCTACAACCTCAGAGGCAAGAACCTATGGTGGGTGCCGGAGGAGATAAAAAGTGAAAAAACGGGACTCATTGAGTTCTTCATGGTGGATCCGGCTTACAAGGGCAGGGGATACGGCTCCCAGTTGCTGGGATTCGCCATTCAACGCCTCAGGGAGCTCGGGAAAGTACCTTACGTGATAACCTTCCCGGAGCTTGAGGCTTACTCATATTATATAAAGAAGGGCTTCGCCAGGGTGATGGATTATAAGGAGTTCGTGGTGCTGAAAAAGGGAGATTAA